GGGACATACTCTTTCTGTGACTTCATCCACTCAAACACCCTCAAAACCTTCTCCCACCTACCTTGCTCTTTGAGAATAACAGTCAACTCCTTAGCATTAAGCTTCCCATAATGCAACTCAAGAACCTTTTCAACATCATTTTCGCTTTCTAGAGACCGTAAAATTGAAGGCAAAATGCCCCCGTACCTTCTTTTCTTAGTACTACCTACACTTCTTGTTGGTAAAGTTGCAGCCTTTGAACAGCACTGCAGCTTAAACCCTACTAAAACCCCATTTTCTTTAAAGTTTTGCTTCTGGGCTTGTGGGATTTTCACTGTTCTGTAAAGGGTCTGATTAGTTCGCGAATTTGAGCTTAGTTCCCATCTTTGCTTTTTGGATGAAAAGTTTTTTGTATGCAAGCTaaactccataaaaatcctgaAACTGAAAggagaattgaagttttgaagCTTACTTGGTGGGGAAAAGATGTGGCTTTGGATTGAGTTTTGGAGATTTTCTTGATTTCCCACTGGTGAGAGCTCTATGCATCTGCAAGTATTCGTCAGGAGCATCATAATGCTTCTTACTTTTCTTACATAAATCGTTCTCTGTTTCTTGAAACTTGGAAGTTGTTTTTCAGTTTTTGGCAATAGGAGGCACAACAAGCATTTTTTATATACAAGTGAAGACAAAAAAAACTAGGGGAATCGAGGGGGAAAAAacacaagaagaaaaatgatatGTCCTAAATAATTTCAATTGCATACTATTGCTCTGTGTCCatcttttaaataaaaaaattttagttatatcgtttttcaaaaattgaaaaaaataaaaagagtaTAAAGCTCTATATAGTAAATCATTAATTGCGAAAAAGGCTAGCTATTAATTGGTTGTTGGTTTATaacttttttgtgtttttgcttATCAAGCAAGTTTTCTTTTCCCGTGGTTTAAACAAGATGTATTTCACGACAAATTACATGTACAATTTTAGAACAAATACATCATATTTTGTTACTTTTTATATGAGTTCGTCTATAATAGTTGTGTTACAATTACATGACATTCTCTAAATcttatattttaaaactatGCTTTATTGACATATTTTGGACCGTGTTAACGGTTAGGAACAGTTTTCCTTACCcaaaattgaaaggaaaaatgttATTACTTGTACAATTTGGTAagaaatattttatattttgttactGTTGTATGAAAATTGTGTAACATTCTCTAAATTGtacattttaaaattattctTTGTTAGCATATTTTGGGCCATAAACAGTAAAAACGGTTTTCCTTACCAAAAATCAGAAGggggaaacaaaaaaaactgCCTTTGTCTTCTCTATCCTTACCCTTTGTGTAATGTCAAAACAGTTTTAAAAAGTTTCCTGTATAGAGACTCTCCAAAATATATCATTAAACAGGAGGATATGTACTAGAACTGAACCAAGTTACAGAAACACAGAAAAACAGAAGTTACTGCATCAGTAATACAGGTACTAAGAAACGTTTGTTCCTCACCTACTCTAAATTTTGAGCATCAACTACTAAGTGCCAATATATCTAAGAAATTACATTTGAATCGGTAAAACAAGCCATCCAATCGATGATGATGCGAACAAATATCGatcaaaaaattttcagaaCTCTGTCAAAAATTCTGGAATGGCAAAACATGAAACACAGGGTCCTCCCTAGACATGAGGAGTATCATAATGCTGCCATCACGGTTGACCTTGCAGCTTCCTTCCTCATCTCTGCAGCTTTGCCACTTCCTCGGAAATACTCGTACACTTGCTGTATTTCATATTAAAGCAACAAAACAATTCCTCAGATGATACCAACCTACACAGAGAAGCTGCAAACAGGAGCAATCAACTAACCTGAATGACCCATATGCTGATCAGTGATTCAATTGCGAAAAAAGCAAATCCAATAAAGTAAAATATCTGCACGGAAATCTCAGAAGGCGTCAAATAATCTCTCTAGATGGTCAGCTCTTTCTACTTCATCAAAGCTCAGCATCTAACAACAGCAAACTCAATTTGATGAATGCATAGAACAAAAATCTATCAACTAATAATGATTTTTATTGTTCTTTCCTTCAGATATGATGACCATTTTCTGCACTCAAGACAAATGCAATCAGAATACATACCCCCACTAACACATTCGAACTTAAAACTTCAATAGCAGGCAAGATTCCACTGTAAACACAAAGCAAACAGGAGACGAGCATTAGTAGCGGAATAGAAACTGTTAACCAACATGTATAAACAAAGAAAATAGCTAGAAAAGAATTTATGCAGTTTCTGCCCATTGGTCAAATCACGTACACAGATATCTTAATCCGACTCCCCCATCAGCCAATTAATGTGTTTGCTAATGAAATATAATGATGATAAAAATGTAATTCAAACCAAATAAGATGAGAAACTTACGTCAGAGATTTCCCCTTGAAAAAAAGTGGAGGCGCAACAGCAGCAACAATGCAGAAGCCAATGTGGAACTGATTTAAAGAAAACAAAGCTTAAAATGAGAATATATGAGATAAAGCCAAAGTAGAATACATAAGATGAAGTCAAATTGAGGATACATACCGCGTAACACAAGAAAAACCATCCAAACTTCAGTGCACTATCTGTCCTGCAAAGACAAACAAATGAAATTCTGTAGAGCATGTCACAtggaaaaaacataaaaagacagCAGAAAAAAATTGATCACAGAAGAACATAAACCGTGCACCTGCATATTCTAAAtacaaaaccaaacaaaatatTCATATCTGTTTAAATCAGCTCCTCTACAAGAGCTTAGACAAAATAATGGACCATATTTAGGACACATGTTACTATAACCACATAAtcaatattattatatttttattttgacaaatcCATGCACCACTTTGCTCAAGGAGGACAAGATAGAaccataaaaaaaattgaaaaaaaaatcaatacttAATCAGTAATCTTCAAATGAAAATGCTTGTTTGTGGTGCTAAGATTATATTGTCTAACTAAGCAGTTGTACCAGATTCTGTCATTGAGTAAAAACCACTGGGCAGTGCAGATTAGAGAAAAAAGAGTGCAGAGTACCTCATTGCACGATAGAGAGGACGATACCACAACACATAGGCTCCTGGAATGCCGGAGATAAAATATATAATAGCAAGAAACCAGATTGTCGGACCTAATACAGAAAGAGAATAAAAAGTAAGAAAGTTGATATAGTATTCAAAAGATTTACTTGGTTGCTAATGGCTGAGGTATGAggctgcaaaattttttttagcacCAACCTTCGCCTTTGATCCAAGCTAAGGTAACTGCCACGATGTTCCATAGAAGACAGCCAACCAAACCTGCATATGATAAATTCCAACAATTTTATCCATCAAAAACTATTACAAATACGTCCACACCATGCTATTCAATTGGCATAAGACAAAGAACAAATTTCTTTAAACAATCTTTATtcaaataatctagaaaatgtATTCTTTATTCAAATTAAAAAGTGATCATCAATACCCTGTAATAACTTTGCAGTGTGCAAAAAATAAAATCCAGACCAACTTTCAATTTCATACTCTTTCTGAGCAAAAACTATCATGACAACTGCAGTAACCTTTACTCCAAGAGGAAAATGGGGGATGATTGatgcaaaaaggggaaaaaaaaaagtttctgtAAGTGTTGGCGCGTTAATCACAATACTCCTCTAACTGGTAACACAAAGCTATGAAGTTTCACATGCAAAAGAGAACTTTATTTCTAAAGATGAATATCCAAGCAAATTTAAAGAGGCTATTCACTAAGGTAAAATATCATCTGAGAGACATCTACAGTTGGTATTCCCTTTGAAGTATATCCTACTAATGACTTATATAAAACCTTAACATTCTAGCTGGATAATTATTATACTGCCCAATAAGCAATGGCTTGAGGACAAACTAATTTCCAAGTAAACAGAACCACAACAATTTTACAGTTCAGTTATTTGCATAGATGGGGATAGAAGATTTACTTTTGGGGGCCATAATATTTTTGTCTAG
The DNA window shown above is from Coffea arabica cultivar ET-39 chromosome 5e, Coffea Arabica ET-39 HiFi, whole genome shotgun sequence and carries:
- the LOC113743492 gene encoding secretory carrier-associated membrane protein 1 isoform X1 — translated: MAGRYDSNPFAEEEVNPFADNGARGKGQSNYGGGAFYMTNPGSVAPANSKLSPLPHEPAATVDIPLDSSKDLKKLEKELQAKEAELKKREQELKRREDAVARAGVVIEEKNWPPFFPIIHHDIANEIPIHLQKLQYVAFTTFLGLVGCLLWNIVAVTLAWIKGEGPTIWFLAIIYFISGIPGAYVLWYRPLYRAMRTDSALKFGWFFLCYAFHIGFCIVAAVAPPLFFKGKSLTGILPAIEVLSSNVLVGIFYFIGFAFFAIESLISIWVIQQVYEYFRGSGKAAEMRKEAARSTVMAAL
- the LOC113743492 gene encoding secretory carrier-associated membrane protein 1 isoform X2, encoding MAGRYDSNPFAEEEVNPFANPGSVAPANSKLSPLPHEPAATVDIPLDSSKDLKKLEKELQAKEAELKKREQELKRREDAVARAGVVIEEKNWPPFFPIIHHDIANEIPIHLQKLQYVAFTTFLGLVGCLLWNIVAVTLAWIKGEGPTIWFLAIIYFISGIPGAYVLWYRPLYRAMRTDSALKFGWFFLCYAFHIGFCIVAAVAPPLFFKGKSLTGILPAIEVLSSNVLVGIFYFIGFAFFAIESLISIWVIQQVYEYFRGSGKAAEMRKEAARSTVMAAL